In Colletotrichum destructivum chromosome 8, complete sequence, the following proteins share a genomic window:
- a CDS encoding Putative PAS domain, signal transduction response regulator, receiver domain, CheY-like superfamily, whose translation MPPPEHVITSTSNRGPGNGPIVTPLQTAIPAEDPAKPASRPSSGDSGFNFDTSSRSDVGSLRSDGAPSITSSGRFFRENFNLAAADGKRSHSASPFRISMPYITPGQLAFSAMQYLPVPLLVLNNLKTVVLANEAMGRLLGMTDDTRDDNSFVADKLRGQSLSQVGIDMIQEGRPVWVGWEAFLDSLVLEMGARQTSKDAADMFVQGQGGEATPTPNSLAPPPLPDHQPGSPAVKDAVVDVVISRKELGKPGYDSRNRAGASEHQVYAKMIVTIWEIEDHQVYFTLTFTSSQSPSSSLVSSRKAVAKPGILEQADRKTISNSNPPSVSSSHDSSSPSFRVSPSAVSLSSSPFPPMGPPSTVAHTSTPSILQKMILMKDALLDNTTMPILAMWKDGSVTFPNRAARILLRQESDLGKSSDGFDLLPGWTIYDAEFTRELDVTEYPISILLRTEIPFSNMRVGMIDHGGKRKVFDALGEAIRDDTTGEFLAGVVTFRDVTKMTEEITEIKERDEERFKLICDTMPQLVWTTRPDGFHDFFNTRWYTYTGLTPEESLGLGWKHPFHPDDMPETIKRWKHSLATGDPYSTEYRCRSRTGEWRWMLGRALPLKNKETGEIEKWFGTCTDVNEGTEAKLAARSTRQQLLSVLAHSQVTIFTVDTNLKLTMLEGALIWDSNGEDSTSPHSSWFVGQDMYEVFNRLNPQLKAGERPKFLRPIEDILAGGKTEEVAEHGMDGRWYRTRFLPIFGKKSKEGITTNETCIEGVIGVIMDVSELKEKVEDLEEESREKKQAMANEAAAKEANRLKSQFLANMSHEIRTPITGVIGMAELLRDMELDAEQTEYVENIQRSANALLTVINDILDFSKVESGRLDIEEVQFSLSVIVTDVKKMLSFAAERKNLDFRSDISGEVENDLVVIGDPGRVRQIITNLLTNSIKFTNQGYVKFSVQKEKETSESIVVKFVVEDSGIGIEEEVRKKLFQPFSQGDASTARKFGGTGLGLTICKNLLELMHGEMTLESTLGSGTVATFWVPFNKPQQQRGGPLVEIGSIPDRLQSEMSVSCNSSDFEQLLNTPPASGDSSQFLSDKHQVPSRRLSVRTPPASDEELLPRSERAKIRVLVVEDNAINQQIATKTIMKLGFSVTATWNGKEALEYMAAARQGKHAKPDIILMDVQMPVIDGYKCTHLLRHHVPYKAYVQDIPIVAMTASAIQGDKEKCTRAGMDDYLAKPVKSKTLERMLVRWSLVKRPQAQTLQGSDSSMSDCSDTAEHCSNADIPGIAHDQPSSTTPPDSTQAAAPSSRQQDQSQEEPDRESRGDPVTPRPLTRNNSYEPSPFDSPAVGDAIKPIRRSETDELALQAQQGKLMDAAGGKKLPRRGESFQTVVAGDSLTEENVEKLEKEESNRRS comes from the exons ATGCCACCCCCCGAACATGTCatcaccagcaccagcaaccGTGGTCCCGGCAACGGCCCCATAGTCACCCCTCTCCAGACGGCGATCCCGGCCGAGGATCCTGCCAAACCCGCCTCGCGCCCTTCTTCTGGAGACAGCGGCTTCAATTTTGACACATCATCGCGATCCGATGTCGGTTCGCTACGTAGCGATGGCGCACCGAGCATAACCAGTAGCGGGCGCTTCTTCCGCGAGAACTTCAACCTCGCAGCTGCCGACGGCAAACGCTCACATTCCGCAAGCCCTTTCCGCATATCCATGCCTTACATCACCCCGGGCCAGCTCGCCTTTTCAGCTATGCAGTATCTGCCCGTCCCATTACTGGTCCTGAACAACCTAAAGACAGTCGTGCTCGCAAACGAAGCCATGGGAAGGCTGCTTGGCATGACGGACGACACGCGCGACGACAACTCATTTGTTGCCGACAAATTAAGAGGTCAATCATTGTCCCAAGTGGGTATCGACATGATCCAGGAAGGACGCCCCGTGTGGGTCGGCTGGGAAGCCTTTTTGGATTCACTCGTACTCGAAATGGGTGCGAGACAAACCtccaaggacgccgccgataTGTTCGTCCAGGGTCAAGGCGGAGAAGCGACACCAACACCCAACTCCCTGGCGCCTCCGCCCTTACCAGATCACCAGCCGGGCTCGCCGGCCGTCAAAGACGCCGTAGTGGATGTCGTCATTTCTCGTAAAGAACTCGGCAAGCCTGGGTACGATTCTCGAAACCGGGCCGGGGCCTCGGAGCACCAGGTTTACGCCAAGATGATTGTGACCATCTGGGAGATTGAGGATCATCAGGTCTACTTCACCTTGACTTTCACTAGCTCTCAATCACCGTCCTCGTCACTCGTGTCGAGTCGCAAAGCTGTAGCGAAACCTGGCATTCTGGAGCAGGCCGACCGCAAAACAATATCAAACTCGAACCCGCCCTCCGTCAGCTCCAGCCACGACTCTAGTTCGCCCTCGTTCCGCGTGAGCCCTAGTGCAGTTTCCCTGTCATCGAGTCCCTTCCCTCCCATGGGACCTCCTTCGACAGTAGCACACACAAGTACGCCTTCCATACTGCAGAAAATGATCCTGATGAAGGACGCCTTGCTCGACAACACGACAATGCCTATTCTCGCCATGTGGAAGGACGGTAGTGTGACGTTTCCCAACCGAGCCGCCCGTATCCTCCTGCGGCAGGAAAGCGATTTGGGAAAGTCTTCGGACGGATTCGACCTGCTCCCTGGATGGACCATATACGACGCGGAGTTCACCAGGGAGCTGGATGTCACCGAATATCCAATATCCATCCTACTGCGAACCGAGATACCCTTCAGCAACATGCGTGTAGGCATGATTGACCACGGGGGCAAGAGGAAGGTTTTCGATGCCCTAGGAGAGGCCATCCGAGATGATACAACAGGCGAGTTCTTGGCCGGAGTCGTTACCTTCCGAGATGTCACCAAAATGACGGAAGAGATTACCGAGATCAAGGAGCGGGACGAGGAGCGCTTCAAGCTGATTTGTGACACGATGCCGCAACTGGTCTGGACAACAAGGCCAGACGGTTTCCACGACTTTTTCAATACCCGGTGGTACACGTACACAGGCCTGACTCCCGAAGAATCGCTAGGCCTCGGGTGGAAACACCCCTTTCACCCCGACGATATGCCCGAAACCATCAAAAGATGGAAGCACTCACTAGCGACCGGTGACCCCTACTCAACCGAGTATCGGTGCCGCAGTAGGACTGGCGAATGGCGGTGGATGCTGGGAAGAGCACTTCCGCTGAAGAACAAAGAGACTGGCGAAATCGAAAAGTGGTTTGGAACCTGCACTGATGTGAATGAAGGCACCGAAGCGAAGCTTGCGGCTAGGAGCACCCGACAACAGCTGCTGAGTGTTCTTGCGCATTCGCAAGTCACAATCTTCACTGTCGACACCAATCTGAAGCTCACAATGCTGGAGGGTGCCTTGATTTGGGACAGCAACGGAGAAGACAGTACGTCCCCTCACTCGAGCTGGTTCGTTGGTCAAGACATGTACGAAGTCTTCAACCGTCTCAACCCTCAGTTAAAGGCTGGGGAGCGCCCAAAGTTCTTGCGACCCATCGAAGATATCCTGGCAGGCGGAAAGACCGAAGAGGTAGCAGAGCACGGCATGGATGGCCGGTGGTATCGCACAAGATTCCTGCCCATTTTCGGTAAAAAGTCCAAGGAAGGCATCACAACCAATGAGACTTGCATCGAGGGAGTCATTGGTGTAATCATGGACGTTAGTGAGctgaaggagaaggttgAAGACCTGGAAGAGGAGTCccgcgagaagaagcaagcGATGGCCAACGAGGCAGCCGCAAAAGAGGCGAACAGACTGAAGAGTCAGTTCCTTGCTAAC ATGTCTCACGAGATCCGGACGCCAATCACTGGTGTAATTGGTATGGCCGAGCTGCTGCGGGATATGGAGCTGGACGCCGAGCAAACTGAGTACGTCGAGAACATTCAGCGGTCGGCCAATGCCCTTTTGACCGTCATAAACGACATTCTCGACTTCTCAAAGGTTGAGTCGGGGCGCCTCGATATTGAAGAAGTTCAGTTCTCACTGTCGGTCATCGTCACGGACGTGAAAAAGATGCTGAGCTTTGCTGCCGAGCGGAAGAATCTCGACTTCCGTTCAGATATCTCGGGTGAGGTCGAGAACGATCTGGTCGTTATTGGGGACCCCGGCCGCGTACGCCAGATCATTACGAACCTCTTGACCAACAGCATCAAGTTTACCAACCAGGGCTATGTTAAATTTTCGGTtcagaaggagaaggaaacCTCTGAAAGCATTGTCGTCAagttcgtcgtcgaggacagcGGCATTGGCATTGAAGAGGAGGTCCGGAAGAAACTTTTCCAACCATTCAGTCAGGGAGACGCGTCTACAGCAAGGAAGTTTGGCGGTACTGGCTTGGGCTTGACGATTTGCAAGAACCTTCTGGAGCTCATGCACGGCGAGATGACGTTGGAGTCGACACTCGGCAGCGGAACCGTCGCGACATTCTGGGTCCCATTCAACAAACCTCAACAGCAACGCGGTGGACCATTGGTGGAAATTGGTTCCATCCCTGATAGGCTCCAGTCCGAGATGAGCGTTTCCTGCAATAGCTCCGATTTTGAGCAACTGCTCAACACGCCCCCTGCTTCGGGCGACTCTTCCCAGTTTCTCTCGGACAAGCACCAAGTTCCCTCTCGACGACTGTCCGTCCGGACGCCGCCAGCttcggacgaggagctctTGCCACGATCTGAACGCGCCAAAATCCGAGTGCTGGTTGTCGAGGACAA TGCCATCAACCAGCAAATCGCCACTAAGACGATCATGAAGCTAGGCTTCAGCGTGACAGCAACCTGGAATGGTAAAGAAGCTCTAGAATacatggcggcggcacgaCAAGGCAAGCACGCCAAGCCAGACATCATTCTTATGGATGTCCAGATGCCTGTTATCGACGGCTATAAGTGCACGCACCTACTGCGCCATCACGTCCCGTACAAGGCGTACGTACAGGACATACCCATCGTTGCAATGACAGCCTCGGCAATCCAGGGCGACAAGGAGAAGTGCACCAGAGCAGGCATGGATGACTACCTTGCCAAACCGGTCAAAAGCAAGACGTTGGAAAGGATGTTGGTTCGGTGGAGCTTGGTCAAGAGGCCACAAGCACAAACACTGCAGGGGTCGGATAGCTCCATGTCAGACTGCTCGGACACAGCCGAACATTGCAGCAACGCCGACATTCCTGGCATCGCACACGACCAGCCCAGTTCTACGACGCCCCCGGACTCGACGCAAGCTGCTGCACCCTCGAGTCGGCAGCAAGACCAGAGTCAGGAGGAGCCGGACAGAGAGAGCCGGGGGGATCCGGTaacgcctcggcctcttACTAGGAATAACTCGTACGAGCCATCGCCATTCGATTCCCCAGCCGTGGGGGATGCCATCAAGCCGATACGACGGTCCGAGACGGACGAACTCGCTTTGCAGGCACAGCAAGGCAAGCTCATGGACGCCGCTGGGGGCAAGAAGCTTCCGCGGCGAGGGGAATCGTTCCAGACGGTGGTCGCGGGCGATTCCCTGACGGAGGAAAACGTTGAGAAATTGGAAAAGGAGGAAAGCAACCGAAGATCATAG